The following proteins are encoded in a genomic region of Bernardetia sp. MNP-M8:
- a CDS encoding AAA family ATPase, which produces MILNIKNLGALKEAEIDLSKDLILLCGHNNTGKTYVAYLFYYLKQVLSRHLDFTIEALYDISFERYVKSLPLNKEINNEAIIKIAKEINTKGKVKVDFLDLLPSLIFSLKDEIANEITDLLINRPIPNAFFAEIDLNSFFDKKTSEKIQINIGYTENTIKNCFYNSEVDREIYLHHKGIKEKKQRNSNIIEFELTKDISFDLIKNGIYLSLLHNCLGFNYKSQIFTSERAAINIFSKELALNKNQFFDKILKTKGEERNKLLNFADENINRYVKPIADELLIAEDLLNLSKQKSEFDFLAIELEKSILEGKIIVGQYGGLQYQPNFYNENEENVVLEIAQTSSLVKSLASLVFYLRHLAKKNDCIIIDEPELNLHPDNQILVARFLARLVNEGFKVVASTHSDYIIRELSNLLMLSNSFGEKEELMKTYRYNENELLKNEQVGVYYFEKGKNTAVSVPLLKRGIEIDSINEVITDLNERSDNIYYTFLESDENKAAEKEEENLKNNSKI; this is translated from the coding sequence ATGATACTAAACATAAAAAATCTAGGCGCACTCAAAGAAGCAGAAATAGACCTTAGCAAAGACCTTATTTTACTGTGTGGACATAATAATACTGGGAAAACTTATGTGGCTTATCTTTTTTACTATTTAAAACAAGTCTTGAGTCGTCACTTAGATTTCACTATTGAAGCCCTATATGATATTTCTTTTGAAAGGTATGTAAAATCTCTACCTTTAAATAAAGAAATAAATAATGAAGCTATCATAAAAATAGCAAAAGAAATAAATACAAAGGGTAAAGTAAAGGTAGATTTTTTAGATTTGCTACCTAGTTTAATATTCAGTTTAAAGGATGAAATAGCTAACGAAATAACTGATTTACTAATAAACAGACCTATTCCAAATGCTTTTTTTGCTGAGATTGATTTAAATTCATTTTTTGATAAAAAAACGTCAGAAAAAATACAAATTAATATTGGATATACAGAAAATACTATTAAAAACTGTTTTTACAATTCAGAAGTAGATAGAGAAATATATTTACATCATAAAGGAATAAAAGAAAAGAAACAAAGAAATAGTAACATTATTGAGTTTGAACTTACAAAGGATATAAGTTTTGACCTTATCAAAAATGGTATTTATTTATCGTTGTTACATAATTGTTTAGGTTTTAATTATAAAAGTCAAATCTTCACTTCTGAACGTGCAGCCATAAATATTTTCAGCAAAGAATTAGCCTTAAACAAAAATCAGTTTTTTGATAAAATATTAAAAACAAAAGGAGAAGAAAGAAATAAATTACTAAACTTTGCAGACGAAAATATAAATCGTTATGTAAAACCAATAGCAGACGAATTACTAATAGCCGAAGATTTATTAAATCTTTCCAAACAAAAAAGCGAATTCGATTTTCTAGCTATTGAACTTGAAAAAAGTATTTTAGAAGGAAAAATAATCGTAGGACAATACGGAGGTTTACAATATCAACCTAATTTCTACAATGAAAATGAAGAAAATGTAGTTTTAGAAATTGCACAGACTTCTTCTCTTGTAAAATCTCTTGCTTCTCTTGTTTTTTATTTACGTCATTTAGCAAAGAAAAATGATTGTATTATTATCGACGAACCCGAACTAAATTTACACCCAGATAATCAGATTTTGGTAGCTCGTTTTTTGGCTCGTTTGGTTAATGAAGGTTTTAAAGTGGTGGCGAGTACGCATAGTGATTATATCATTAGAGAATTAAGTAATTTATTGATGCTTTCTAACTCTTTTGGAGAAAAAGAAGAATTAATGAAAACATATAGATATAATGAAAACGAACTTTTAAAAAACGAACAAGTAGGAGTTTATTATTTTGAGAAAGGAAAAAACACAGCCGTTTCTGTTCCACTTTTAAAACGTGGAATTGAAATAGATTCGATTAATGAAGTCATAACAGACCTTAATGAACG
- a CDS encoding transglutaminase domain-containing protein codes for MKLIKFTIIFILITQTIFAQKPITNDFSAIDKKALELPDSLTKNTDFIANYITSNFKTDNDKSRAIFIWVASNIQYDIENMFAINFYEKKEEKIAKALKTRKGICENYALLFTDICNKSGIKSFVVEGYTKQNGFTDYIPHAWSAALIDTSWVLFDPTWGSGYIDNGKFLKKINNEYYKASPTTLIKSHIPFDYLWQFVNYPITNQEFYEGKIQQNKTKEFFNFKDTIQVYEKQSHIDQLIFTAYRVEKNGVKNSLIFDRLQHLKLEIENYRQNKTVNLYNSAIVEYNDAINALNEFINYRNQKFTPKKTDPEIQSMIDVVVDKIKEAENKLSQISTTDVNTVNMIKQLTKSIDEVSKQLNEQQDWLTLYFSKSKLGRKSMFYKVSWFGIPLN; via the coding sequence ATGAAATTGATAAAATTTACAATTATTTTTATCTTGATAACTCAGACAATTTTTGCTCAAAAACCGATAACTAATGATTTTTCAGCCATCGACAAAAAAGCATTGGAACTTCCTGACTCGTTGACAAAAAACACTGATTTTATTGCAAATTACATTACTTCCAACTTTAAAACTGACAACGACAAATCACGAGCAATATTTATTTGGGTTGCATCAAATATTCAATATGATATTGAAAATATGTTTGCAATAAATTTTTACGAAAAAAAAGAAGAAAAAATAGCAAAAGCTCTTAAAACAAGAAAAGGAATTTGTGAAAATTATGCTTTATTATTTACAGACATCTGTAATAAATCAGGTATTAAATCTTTTGTAGTTGAAGGTTATACAAAACAAAATGGTTTTACTGATTATATTCCTCATGCTTGGAGTGCAGCACTAATTGATACCTCATGGGTTCTTTTTGATCCAACTTGGGGATCTGGTTATATAGATAATGGGAAATTTTTAAAGAAAATAAACAATGAATACTATAAAGCTAGTCCAACAACACTCATTAAATCTCACATACCCTTCGATTATTTATGGCAATTTGTAAACTATCCAATAACAAACCAAGAGTTTTATGAAGGAAAGATTCAACAAAACAAAACTAAGGAATTCTTTAACTTCAAGGACACAATCCAAGTTTATGAAAAACAAAGTCATATTGACCAGTTAATTTTCACAGCATATCGTGTAGAAAAAAATGGGGTGAAAAATTCATTGATTTTTGACCGACTTCAACACTTAAAATTAGAAATAGAGAATTATCGACAAAATAAAACTGTAAATTTATACAATTCAGCAATTGTTGAATATAATGATGCAATTAATGCGTTAAATGAGTTTATAAATTACAGAAACCAAAAATTCACACCAAAGAAAACTGACCCTGAAATACAGAGCATGATTGATGTAGTAGTCGATAAAATAAAAGAGGCTGAAAATAAGTTAAGTCAAATTTCGACTACTGATGTAAATACAGTCAATATGATTAAACAATTAACTAAATCAATAGACGAGGTTTCAAAGCAATTAAATGAACAACAAGATTGGTTAACTTTATATTTTAGTAAAAGTAAATTAGGACGAAAATCCATGTTTTACAAAGTAAGTTGGTTTGGCATTCCTTTAAATTAA